From the genome of Primulina huaijiensis isolate GDHJ02 chromosome 11, ASM1229523v2, whole genome shotgun sequence:
NNNNNNNNNNNNNNNNNNNNNNNNNNNNNNNNNNNNNNNNNNNNNNNNNNNNNNNNNNNNNNNNNNNNNNNNNNNNNNNNNNNNNNNNNNNNNNNNNNNNNNNNNNNNNNNNNNNNNNNNNNNNNNNNNNNNNNNNNNNNNNNNNNNNNNNNNNNNNNNNNNNNNNNNNNNNNNNNNNNNNNNNNNNNNNNNNNNNNNNNNNNNNNNNNNNNNNNNNNNNNNNAAAAGCTGGATTTATCATGAAAATTAGGAGCCATGCATGATAACTGAACTTTAAATGTGATTAACCTCAATTAAAGCAACATATTAATCACTTAATCCGATTTACAAATCTTGTAATTCGGTTACTATTTTACAAAGGACCAGCAATATTTAGTGCATGGAGTTTGGGGATGCCGGCTTTGACTAAAATGCCATTTCCCATTTAATAGATTCGTGCTTAATGGGGGGCATAATAAATGTAGAATTAATTGGAgttgaactttaataaaattttgcattaattttggttaattttttggTTGAAATGTTTGGATTGGAGGTGGGGAAACGGGTAGGAAGCAAGCCAACTCATTACATTGCAAGGGCCTATGTAATAATATCATGTGTATAACACGGGTGAGATACtagttaatttatataaatatatttttaatcaaattataattACGGAAGTATGATATACATGCCCTCTTCTTTGACTGAAAACTTTTATATGTCGACGAGTTTTCAGCCTTGTTTCCCAATTCGATTGGAACGTTTTTTTACAATGtactttactttatttttttatggataaaaaatctgtgagatcgtctcacaaaaatcatattattttgACAATGTACTTTGTTTTTTTATGCATGTATCTTCAAGAttcaaaatattagaaaattaaTATGCATCAATAGATTTAATATGTTGAGTATTTGTTTTCAAtgagagtaggtctcttgtgagacgatctcacgaatctttatctatgagacgggttaaccctaccgatatttacaataaaaagtaatactcttagcataaaaaataatattttttcatggatgacccaaataagagatctgtctcacaaaatacgacccatgagaccgtctcacacaagtttttgtattGAATGTGGATTTCTTTAAAGGGCTATTTGCCACTTTTaacccttttaaaaaaaatttcctctttGCTTTAAATTGTGTGCGCAAAGTGGCACATCTAAAATCAAGAAACATAAACTTTaagttataaaatataattaagtaGATAAATTATCTACATATGTATTGTTTGTTTTGTGATATAATGTTGTATAAATTAGGATTAattaaaattactaattaatttaaatttgttcggaaaaataaatgaaaatataaatatagttAGTTTTTAAAATTACGTATTTATTGGTAGTTAAATAAGAAAGTATAACGCTTAAGTTATTAAAGCTTTATTATAACATATTATAGATTTTTTAAGTCCTATCGCATGATGCTTTAGTATTCAAGACACTAAACTTTACATGGAGAAGTTTTAAcgtaaaatgtttattttttttataaattaaaatcgtGTTTGATTTAGATAAGTAatgtttttcatataatttacttATAACTCTAATATCTAATACactttaaaaatccaaaaattcgtATATTATAAAGATCGGGGTTTTAGTAGTCCGACTTTGTGTCATCAAttagtttttataaaaataccATATATAAGTAatgtttttcatataatttattaacaaCTACAATATCTAATCgactttaaattttcaaaaattcaaatattatctCTACAagtcatatatttaatataattatattatttttattcaaataataattaaaattataaaaaattatatatatatatatgtgtgtgtgtatatatatatatcattcgtaatatcaaaacaaaaaataatagaatttaAAGAAATCTGAGAAAAGCGTCCAATTGGGAGTGTTACACaaagaattttatatatttttttggtatttcgattatattatttttattaaaaataaaatatttacgaTATAAAGTTGGGTATTTTAGAAAACTGATGTATGGATTGACGGAGGTATAAATACGACATGAAATCCTAATCGAAAACCCTAGAGGAGCGTAAAATCAATTGAATTCTCGGTTTTAAATTGTCGCGAACGGTTAGTTGTTGGTGTGCATATTCTACAATATTTGTTCTTCCATTCGATACTTGATTGTAATTTGATGAATTTATGGGTGTTTTATTTGTTCATTCATATGGGCAATggatttgttcttttttttttttttgggtatctGGATGAACACTGCATATTCCGATCTTTAAAGTTCTGTCTTTTTGTTTCGATTGGAAGCATGAGATCTGGGCATTAAGATCTGTTTGGAGTTTAGCGACGATGAAATTACAGTGTGTACACGACATTATTCTTTGGTCAAATACTTTGCGTTGAATTAACTTTTCGGTCAAAACTACTTGAGCGATGATTGTTACAGTTTGATCTGATAGATTTTCTTCTATTATACTGAAATATATATCTGCGTATATGATTTTTTGCTGCTATAAAGACCTCATATAACCCACCCATGAAACTGTAGTGGTGTGAGCATGAAAGTTCAAGCTTTAAACTTCCATCCCGGTTGTTGAATTTTAGTTGCTTTTAGGCGTTTATGGTAAATCCATTCTCTGGTTAATGAGATTCAAACGATATATATTGATAAAGAATTCAGTTTGCGGTAGCAATTGTGTGTTACACCATTGTGTGAGCAGCATGGGGGGGTTAGTTAGAAGACCTGAATGATGCATTGCAAACCAATGTTTGATTGTATCAAAGCCTCTAATGTATGCTCTCTTTTTCTTCATTCTGACCCTTTCTTAGCAAGTGTGATGTGGGAATATCGTATTTTGCCTTGTACATGTGTCATATTATGTCAATTTGTTGCTCTTTAAAATGTCTGATACTGTTGTTGGAGAGTATCATGGATTTTTTTGAACGAATATGAGATTTTTGATAGCCACGAACATTACATTTTTCATATCATACTAGTTTTGTCATTGGAAGCCATTAATTTCACCCCTTGAACAAGTTTGTCGGCCAGTAGTGTGTTTGCGTTTTGTTTCAGAGTGTTAGTTCATTAGTTTGTCAGCATATGCCTGCTCGAAGTTTGCGTTACCTGAAGAATATTCTTGTTTGGCGACGTAAACATGCCCGTGCTTcccttttattaaataattgcttTTATTTATTCACTCCCCCTTTATTTAACTGCTATTGTGCTTATATGCGCTTGCTGGACCTTGCTTCTTGTTCATCTTGGGAGTGCAGTATGCCTTTTTCTTGAGAATTGAGATCTTTGGTGCAGAAATGGCCACAGGTGGAACTGGTCCCCAGAGAGGCTCTGCAGCAGCAGCTGCAGCCAATCTTCGTAGGAGGAGAACAGGGAGCGGAGCCTCTGGTGGTGCAAGTGGGACGATGCTCCAGTTTTACACGGATGACGCTCCAGGACTCAAGATTTCTCCCAATGTTGTGCTTATAATGAGCATTGGTTTCATAGCTTTCGTTGCCATACTTCATGTTATGGGTAAGTTGTACTTCGTTCGCAAAGATTAGATGTTGTCTGAGTGGTGACTTTTGGATGGAAGAAATTCGGGAgaagtttatttttttaccaGGTGTTGTTTTGATAAAATGTTGAAGTTATGTAAAAGAAACAGCCCAATTTATACTTTTGCATTTTCTTTCAAAAGTTTCAACTCATGCTACTGATATACTATTAGCCATTGAGCATAAGGACGCCACTCCTGAGTTAATCAAATTTCCGACTGAAATTTTAGATGTTCTTTGCAATCTAAGCAAAATTTACATGGAAAATTTAGaatatcattaaattaatagATGCTCCTCAATTTATCAGAATTATTCTAAACTTCATTGGATAGAATCAAAGTCGAATGTATTTGCCTATTTTACCGTTTTCAGTAAATTGAAGATCTATTAGTCGTCTTCGATATGATACATAAATACACATGAAAGGGCATGgccaaagaataaaaaaaagtatgagCTGAAGTAACTGAGAGAAGACTGTTGATTACAGCGCAAGTATGTCAACTAGAGTACATGCACAAAATGATACTGTCTCGTGCCTTGTTTTATTAAGTTACGAAGGGTCGAGCTGGCTCaaatattcttcagttagtaaTCAAAATTATCGAATTCGACCAAAAGATTGTCTTCAGTGTACACTTTCAAGCATAAAATTCTCAGTAGTTCACCAGCTTCAATATATTTATGAATACTTTATAAGTGATATCAAACAAGCTCATGAACACGAGTCATAATCCAAGTTTTTGTTTCATAGAATTTGATAATTAAGTTCGAACAAAATTAATCGGATCTCCTCAAAATTTTTGGTTTCTGAGTTTCGGACCAAGGAAATTCGAGTTCCGGTAGTATTTGACTCGAGCTAGTTCTTTTATATACCTGCAATCGAAATGTAATGTTTGGAGAAGACTGGTATACATAGCCTGGGAATTTTGTTACTGCTAGTTCgattcttttatttgtttctCCCCATGATCGAACCTTCCTATATTTTGTCATCCACGGACATGTTGAATTTGGGCTGCAGATTGTTTATTCTAAAATCCTATTATTTCGAACGTCTAACATCTCATGAAAAAATCAATTAACCCGAAATAGCCGAACCAACTGGAAGGCTCCATTCAACTCCGTCCGATTTCATGACCAATTATTGGTCTAATAACTGGACCACACAGCCCTAAGTCATGATCAAATGGGCGATGGGTGGGATAACTTTAGATCGATCACTTGTATTGAAAATGACGTTATGTCACTAGCCTTTGGCTCAGTTGTCATGTTGCTTCTCGATATATTGAGATGTCTCGGTTCGAGATTTACCCCACCTCAACTTGTAAttaaaaagaataaaagaaaatgatgtTTCCTAgtttggaaaataaaaatttctgcAATGATTTTAATTTAACTCTGAttgattttaattcaaattaacAATACATGGACGTGATAATTCGTATTCATAGATTTTGTTGGGTTCAGTAACTCTaataatcttgattttgatgataacaaaaaaaatttattaatgtttttattcaagtgtgaagttgttaacTCAAGATGAAAGGTGAAACTtgaatttagccaaactgaaaATCTGACGAGCTTTAGTTTTTCAACGATATCTCACAGCTTAGTGAAGCAAATTACCAGCTGTTAAACCACTAAACAGAAAACTCAATTATGAGCAAGTTGTATGTCACGTCAGTTGGACAAAATCGAATGTTACTAGGCAAACTGATGGCCGCAAGGCTCATCAGTTTGGCTGTTCAGAAAAGATCAGTTGGACATAGcaattatgatattttggtCAGCCTAATCAAATCGGTTATCcaaataaaatgattcaatatgTGTTACGAAGTTAAGAAGATGATTTACtgaattgaaatttaaaatactgataaatgacgatgaaactaGTTCTGCATAGGCTCAACAGACTTCATCAGTTTGGTTCAGTCTAGCTGACGAGCCCAACTGAATGATCGGTCTAGCTGAGGAGCCCAACTGGCTACAAACATCGAAATCAGTTAGGCTCGGGAAAAGTGGTCAGCAAGGTGGAAATGAATGTTTCAATATCAGAAACAATacataaattttcttaattGTCATATTCTTGTTTCAAACGTTCATATCCTTGTTAGAGACTATAAATACAACAACTCGAAGATCAAATATAAACTCTgaaggggattcaaagcatgagcaATGCACATGAAGAAATTAGCTAGAATGAGAACAAACCCAAGTATGAGGATACATTAGATATATACATATACTATAAaaatcctcacacacaatcactcacatatatacatGAGAGTTGAGTTTCAAAGTTTAGATTAGTGAGTCTCCACACAAAGATATTAATGATTGTGTTTGTAATCTTGACATAAGAGACATAAACATTATGCGGATTGTGAAGTTGTGGTCTACAATTGAGAGTGTTTTAAGAGTTTCAATCAGACTTtccgaatatccataaacaaattattATCTATTCATATATCGCATTtacttattattgatattgtttTTAAGATGaattgttgaaacattttatttgtatttcaaataccaaaatattacatatcaaatgtttgataaaatatttcaacagAAAAAGTTTTTACACATTCAACTTGCGTaccttttaaatgttttaccaaaatgtttaatcaaaatatttaatcggtttctacggataattattttgagtgtcttccgcttggtttgaaaatcaaacttgaTATAATTCATCGGTATTCAATATTTTAAGAACCGAGTTATTGTAGCTCAATTATTTTCGTCCAACcgatcatatcaaaatttttatccaattaattgtttttaaaatatttaagatattaattaatattaacaaattattgaaatatgtttttataaCGATTTTAATTGAATGaatgacatgatattttgttCGTCTAATAAAAAGACCTATATTTTTTCAGCTTCTTGATGGtttgtgaatatatatatatataaaattttgatataatactCATATGTCAGTGCTCATCAAATGAGACAAGATTGACTTATTAAATATACAACTTAAATATGTTTCATCACGTCTAGTTATAACTCATTGAtggaaataaaatatattaaaattatatatataaattaaaatgtcCCTGTCATGTATACatacaatattttatataagaAGGATCTGGAAGCTTGCATCATCACATCCACGATAGGCCCATTTGGTTATGGTGTGAAATTAGGCctatgaaccaaaatctttatAAGCCTTTGAAAGTGAACCAATCGGGTCCACCGTTTCCCCAAATGTGGTGCTGCTTTCTTCAAACAAAGCTTCCCCTAAAGCGCATAattgttgatatttttttaattttttcccaaaatatgCAAGTGAACCAAGGggtgatattatattatacagtTGCAAtccatgaattttaaattaaggattttaattatataataacaaatttattgattatatGAGTAAATTCACTTGATAATAA
Proteins encoded in this window:
- the LOC140987377 gene encoding protein transport protein Sec61 subunit beta-like, which codes for MATGGTGPQRGSAAAAAANLRRRRTGSGASGGASGTMLQFYTDDAPGLKISPNVVLIMSIGFIAFVAILHVMGKLYFVRKD